DNA sequence from the Drosophila sechellia strain sech25 chromosome 3L, ASM438219v1, whole genome shotgun sequence genome:
TGGTGAGTTTTGGTTTGAGTTTGACAAGGTCTTTAAGGTATCGATTATATACAACGTTTGGACTTCGTGCTTTAAGGATCGCAATTTGAAGATACCATTATTATAATACTGTTCACGGCTCACGACCAGCATTCACACTCATTCAATATATCCTGCTGCGAGACAATTATCAGCAATGGGACTTGTAATCACAATTCATTTAGACGAAATCACAGAGGCAAATGGTCGTGTTCCAATGACACATTTAGTTGCGGGTATCTAAACACTGTAAAGGGGTTTTACTAAAGCCTTAAATACAAttacaatacaatttgaaCATGTTAGTCTATTAGCTGTACCTTAATAAATAGTCATTCACTAAAACATTTACACACATACGTTAAATGAATGAGCTACGACAGCTTATTTGCTGGAATACACATAATATGTGAATGCCGACTGGCTGCGGAATGTGTCATTGGAACACGGCTATAACTTGGTTCGCTCTAGTTTAAATTAAAGTGGTTGCCACAAGGACTTGCCCGCATCCTTCTCTTTCGCCTGTGAGCCGGGCAGGTGGACTCGCGACACCTCGCTGAGTATGCAGGTGCCATCGCATTCGGTTTGGCTGCCAAATTCCTGCTCGCAAATGCAGCTGGAGCTCTCCCTGCTGAGCAGGGCCAACTGGACTCCGGCGCCGGATGCCAACTCCTCGCTGGGCGGCGTGGTCGATGGCAGCTCCATGAGTGCCATGTCGTCCTCGCATTCGATTACGTTCGGATGCAGAGGTTTGAAGTTGTTCCGGCGCCACGGCGGCATTGCAACGCCAACACCTGGTGCCGAAACACCCGGAGTGGCAGCAAAGGTAACCACGCTTTGATGCTGATGAGGGTGGCCATTGACATTGTTGTTCTGCCCACTACTTCCGTTGTAAATGCCGCTGTTAGCACCGGACCCATGCACCCGCGGCATATGCAAGCCCGGCTTCCCATTGTTGACACCACCGCGCGCCGGGCCAAAGAGATTACTCCGGATTCGCATCGAGGAGTTGGCGTAGGTCGACCTTATGGAGCTGGCGCGGGTGTGCATCGAAAAGGTCCTTTCGTGGGCGTCCATGCTCGTCTTGAACTTGCAGAAACAGGCCGCAAACCGCTTGTTGAATTCCCGCTTAAATTTTTCCTGTGCAGAGAAAAATAGACGACGATTTAGGTTATTCCATCGCAATTACATATCGCATACataatacaaattaaagtGCATTGCAAAAATCATAAACCTCTTAGCAAAGTTTATCATACgccaaaatatattttttcgcCATTTGATTCTGCCGCACAGACACAATCTAACTTTCTGGCTAATTATTAAGTGGATAGGCAGAAAATTTTTCGGGAAAACCTCCACCTTCGCAGACGAATGCCATTTGTCTTTGCTGACAGTAAAATAGAATATCTGTTGACAAAGTTTTTCTCGCACAGCCAGCAGGGGAAAAAGTTTACGAGCATTCGCAGATCTGGCTCTCAATCTATCTTTTACAGACAATTTGAGTGTCAAAGCAAACAGCCGACGGGTTTTTCCCGCTTTTATCGGTTTGCCACTTTGCCATTCTGAGGATTTTTGTGGATTTCGCTTCATTTTGCGGTTTCACAATTCCTGTGGCCCAGACGTTAGGTGTTTGCTTATTGGCTACAGTGGAGCGCTGCTTTAATTAACTTTGacaaagtattttttttgtgtcaGCTATTTCTGGTGCGAGGCGAAAAGAAATTGGATATTGTTTCAAAGTAAGCCagaatttatttttgattaaaaAGTGACGCGGATGCTAATAAATCAGTGAGAAGGAAAATGGGGAAACATCAACGAAGCAATCGATTCGCTTACAATGAAATTAAGTTAGACGTTTTTGACTCATTTCTAAGCTTCTTTGATTTTTGAAACCATGAAAACTTCCGTAAAAGTTTCATTTACTTTGCGTCCATGTTTGTGTTTCATTTGATGAGATAATAGAAAAAGCTAATTTTGGAAGCACGTGCAAAGGCTTTTTTCGCTTTTGGGTCTAAAggtacaaaaataatatagaaaatattaaattttttgaaataaaaaaaaagaaccaacGACTAACCAAAAAAGTTGTTCTCTTTCACTTCATATTCAAAGCGAGGCGTTAAACATGTAGATATTTTGACGAGATATTTAGTTTTACGCAAAGCAATTTTTCCCAAAATCCCCTGTCAATAACTGACTCACCCAAACTTAAGTGCCCCAAAAACTAACCCAAGACGACCTTGAGTCCCTCATCAATCCCCACTATGCCCCGGCCAATTTACCACCCATTTATAGACTTATATCTTTTTAGTGCGTGTGCAAAGAACGTGTCCCTGGGCACCAACTACGATCCAGAGGATGTCAATCAAATCCCAGCCagacaaatgcaaatttaacaCGCCGTAAACaaatcatcattatcattggAGCCCACACTTACGTTGTAGATGCCATAAATAAAGGGATTGTAGCAGCTATTGCTCATGGCCAGCCAATCGCAGCAAAACCAGACGATGCTAATGAAGTGGTAGTCGTTGATTTCCGGTATCGTGACATACAGAATATTATAGAGCTGCAGTGGCAGCCAGCAGAGTCCAAAGATAATGACCACGATAATCAGCATTTTGATGACCTGCAAGCGTCGCAAAAAGAGGAAATTGAACCCCGTCCCGATTTGCATACCACACCGACGTGCGAAGCTCACCTTCTTCTTGTTTTTCAACAGCGTTATGTCCCGTGAATCCTGTGCGTTTCCAGGGGCACGTGTGCCCCACAATCGTACCGCCATCTGGATGTAGACAAAGCTGATGACACAGAATGGAACCAGATACTGCACGAAAACCAGGGTGTAGCGAAAGGATTGCAATTGATCATCCGATAGGTTCTTGTTCATGCAGAATGGGCGCGTCACATTGTACGTCTCATTGTTCTCTATTCAAAGGATGAAATTCGGTTGAGGTCGCTGGCACTTAATCCATGCAAATTGACGTATTGACTTACCACGAAACCTTTCGGTCAACTCCTCCACCCGAAAGGCAATGGCAAAGGGCACCGCAAACAGGAGGGCCAGCATCCAAATTCCACCAATTATGAACTTCGATACGAACTTGGTGGGACGTGCCCTGCATGCGTAAGCCGATTTTTAATGATTATGATTGCCGAATCCAATCGTTTCGAATGTGGAAGCCCCCTCTCCCCGCGCCAGCGACTTACCTAAGTGGATTAATGATGGCCCTATGCCGATCGATCGCAATGGCGGTCAGCGTGAATACCGAGACATTCACACTCAGGGCCTGGACGAAGGGGCAGAAGCTGCACATGAACCACGGCAGGTTCCAACTCTGCAGCAGGGCAGCCTGGAACTGCACGGAGAGAAAATAATGCAATTATTAGTTTAAAGTATTTCAGATTATCAGAAAAAACTATGCCTGACCATTAGCCTAAGCCTGATGTTAAAGGATCACAAATAATCCCTTAAAAATGTTGTTTATATTCTATTTAATTAAAGTGTAAGGAAACAGGATAGCTACATGTAAGTCGTCTGCCAACCCAAAATTGCGCCTCCATTCAAGTCACACGGCAAACACCATTAATGAACACTGGACCACAAAGAACCGGAACATGTCGGGGGTGTTGTATTTTCGGACTGTTTCAACATTTCGTGGACAAATAAACGCTCGAAACCCCAGCGCTGTTGTTTTGGACACTGATTTGCGCGGGAGTGAGTGGCAACGTGTGTTTGTGGTTACTGCGGATATTTGAAGAACGCGCTTTCTCCTTTCTCCACACAAAGCAGGCtgcaaattgcaatttctcGCCGGCTTATTGATGACACTTACTGGCGGCTGTGACAGGACCAAAATTCTATTTGATTGCGgcattaatataaattaagtGCGCAAAGTGTGGCTGACTTTGGGTCAAGTTCAAGGTTCAACGGAGTGTACAGATTGAGCTTTATTAGTATGAACTCTCAGGTAAAATCAAACTAttaatatcaaataataaaaaatcaaacatAAATAGGCATATTTGTTCAAGTCCATATAGAAAGATGTAAACAATTTGCTGTACTAccaattaataattatttcgccTATTCAGTTCGATGGTTACATTCAATATTTTACGTCTAAAACAAGCTGAAATGCAATTGCGGCATTCTGCGAAACGAGCTGAATACAAAGTAACgattcaattattttattcaaatgtCCAATGCTCATTGATTGACCAGTTTTCCGACTAAACAGTATTTTGAAAGCAAACTGCGTTCGCGTTTTGCATTCGACGACACCAGCGAATCAATTGAAGATAATGACAATTCAATTACTCGGTATCACATACAAATTCCAAAGAAAGCCCAGCAAAACTGTTCACATAACTTTTAGCGCTCTATTTTGGGTACTTTATAGAATACAAATCCCATTAACACATAAACCGaaaatcatatttaaatttgatgtaGGTAATATGCCATTACCACAACTTTTTGGACAAGATGCGCGTGGGCCATGCCAATTTTCTAATGCCAAACATGAACGCTCGTTGCCCGGAAATTAAATTGATGCCGGATTATGTTGAAATTGGTGTCCCTGCGCACTGTGGGTTTCAAAAACATGGCTGGCTACCTATCTACGTTGAAAATAAGTGAAAACTAATGCTAATGTTGCTGGCTTGTGTGATTTATGCGCTAAAGTCGATATCCATTTACCAGCGCAACAGTGTGTATGAGCAATTTTTGCATGTATTCATTTTATACGCGCGCAAAAAAGACCCGGTAATTACCCGCATTATAATTAAGCTTGAATGTTTCAACTCACCTGAAATGGTATGCAGAAGAGGCCAATAATCACATCGGCAAAAGCCAAATTAGCGATATACATATTTGTCACGGTCCGCATTTGCCTGGTCGTGGCCACCACCCAGATGACCAAAGTGTTGCCTATGACGGCCACGATACTGATTCCCCCATAGAAAATGGACAACAGAGCCACAATCTCAGCGGGAGCCGCGTACAGACGCTCTGCGAATTGAAAAATAGTTGTGCATTAGATTTATATCACTTGGAAAAAGTGCttgcattattattattaaactaTAGTTGAAAAAATGAGATACTACAAGATATTTAAGAATGTATTCAATACATTATGAGTGAATACTAGGTTACTGAAGTTCAGTTATTTATTACTAGACCATGATTTTATGAGTGAATAAATTTAGGGTGCTTAGCTTCTTCCAATCCATTAGTTTCAGTGTTGAACTTGTGAAAAATCACGCTTGCTGACAGAAGCAGATTAATTCAAGTGTCAGTTGTCAGTCAACTGGTGGCAGGACAGACGACATTCACGTTCCTGCTGACTGGTAAACGTCGAGGAAATTGAACCGGACTTAGATAGCCAGAGAGGGAATTTTATAAATGCCACTTTGGACAGGAATAGAATccaatttaatataaaatattgatAGTTAAACCCAACATATCCGAACATCACCTGTTTCCTCATATCAAAATCAGTGGATGGATGGTTGAGCCCAAATTTGGTCTTTAATTCGGCACCCCCATACACTCATGAATGATTCAAGATCAAAGAACTAACGGCGAACTGTCAGAAGAAAAAAACACTTGTCAATGTTATTGATTGATGATACTTCAAGTCAATTTAATCAAGTTGGATGAGTCGCGTCCCCAGTGGCTTGAAGGGATTAGAGAGGATACTTACCAAATTCCGCTTCCTCCTCGGCTCCGGGCAAGAATTCCAGGCGGGATTCCTGCTCGATTAAATCCATTGCCATaacacttttttctttttggttttAGTTGTGTATCCTAATGAGGATATGATATCCTTCAATCTTTTTACTTTAGTTCGAAATTCTGCTACTCTATGTAGTGCAATACATCTTCAGGGGCTTCTGGGCTTCATTTCAATCTAAAAAGGAAAGATATAAATTACAGCACTTGTTCATTTGGTTTCTGAAAATTCGCAAAAAGTTAGCTGCCACAATTCCGGTGGTCAAGGTACAACAAGAGTGCAGACAACAAGAGAAACAAATGATCtgaaaaaaacattgaaaagcTATACAAGCAATCTCAGTCTTCCCCTCAAGGAACTGACCAAATTCAGTGGGTGGACATGAGTTATGGCTCAGGTGGAATCACCTGTCAGCTTTCATATGTGAAAAGTTTGTTCTGTATAATTGAGAGTGCACCCAAATTCAGTTTGGCGACTGAGGGCACTGCACTAGTATTTAGCTTGTATTTCGTTTCTTATGAAATGTTGCCTTAGCCTTATTGAGGTGGCTCTAAAAAGTAAACAAGAAACTCAGCGAGTTCATTGTATGTTTTGAGAATAGGAGCCTCACTGCGGTTAATTGGCCATTTATCGAACTGTTAACATTGTTGGGACTTGTTAATTTATCTTCTTCTGGGTAAACACTGTCAAGACTTGTTAATTTATTGGGCAACTAAATGTTTATTCTATAGGCAGACTGAATTTTTATAGATTGATTTAGGGAGGCTTGTAGAAAATAGGTTGGGAAATTGGCGAGTGTcgtgaaaaaaaatatgtatttagttTTGAATGACTCTTTGTACAATTTTCCCTCAGAAAGAAACACGTTCACAGGATTAAAGTATATGCGGAATTGTAAAAAGGGAAGTGTATATCATAAGCCTTAACAAATTGGATGCAAAAATTAGTTTCGGGCATTAAATTACTCACTTTATTATTCTGGTCACAGGCTACAAAAACCAAAGGGAGCCACCATAAAGCATGACCCCCAAATGTCTAATATAACCACTCGTAACTTTACTTCTTTTGTAGTTGCACCTAGCATAAGTGAACATATTTTCAAAGGCATTATGTGTACTACAAGCTGCCTCCACTGGAACTAGCATTTTAACTCTAATCCCCGAAATCCCAAAATTAGACCCCCATTTGAAAGGCTTTACCCCGGGCTGCAAAAAAATACCTAAACTTAGGACCTAATTTGGGGAAATCGAATAAAAACTGAATGGAAACCTTCGTTCATTGTTGAAATTTCTATTTGCTCTTGTGTGTAAAAATGTGGGACACCATCACTAACTCATTTAGTTGGCGCTTCATCGCAAGACAAGCAAGAAGTTGGgtgttctgtttttgtggtCATATGCAAGGGATTGCTGCGAGCTAGTTGAAAAATGCTTTGCAATTTTTCAATGGCAAGGAAGACAAGGGGAAAAATCGGGAAAACTGTAAGATGTGATTATGATAAGAGAGAGTGCTATTAGTCCGACCATGCGAGACGCCAAGATTTTCTAATTAACGTCAAAGGAAAATCATGCTTTATTTGTGGCCCGCTTGGGTGACTTGAATTTTGATGGTCAACTAATTGAGAGGCGATTATTTTTGGGCTATTAGGATGAGGCAAAAGTTCCtagtaaaataaacttaaagaAATTACCAAAAAATGCTTAATATCTGATTTAAAATGTCTCAGAATGAAACTTAACTGCATTGCATACTGTTCAAAATATTTGTGaagtattaaaaaatatgataGGAAATTTGCTGATAAAACATGCAGGTTCTAGTTTTTCTCGGTGTTTTTAGCTCCAGACGGCGTGAAAAGTGCTGCCGTAGATTTACCATGAAATTCACTAGGAACACACTTGAGAACAAAGCAGCCGGGACTCGTGTCACCCAGGACCAAACCAttaatttgtaaaatttacaGACTTTTGACTTCACACAAACAAGGAATATGGGTGGCACGTGCGTTCGAGTTGTGAAATTTCTGGATTGGGTAGCCAGGTGAAGTGTATAACAAATTTTTCAATGAAATTTTTGTTCAAGCAGCGAATATTAACAAAAGTGTATCCTATTAGACCGTCACAGGGATGTACGAGATCAAAGTGAAAATTCATATTGGATGGCAACGCGGCATCAAAAGTATAGCCCAACAACGAGCGGCTGACAACGATATACGTATTATGAAAATGGACTCCCACATCCTGTCCTTTTAAATAACAttgaatattgcgcatacgacaCATAAGCCGGGCAACAACAGCCACATTATGGCAAGGCTTATGCCATCGCCAAGCAGAGGCATCCCCGatttaatgaaaaaataaaagaaaagacaACATGTCCAATAAAAGCGCAACTGTAGGCTGATGCCTTGTATTACTTTTTACGTAGGGTATATTCATTTGCTTATGAAGTTTATAGCTTGAAAAAATAGATATTCGTGTAATTTTTTGTCATAGGTAACcaaagtatatgtatatgcatgcTAAAACCTATATTAGATTAGTATATCTGGGATTAAAGTTTTATTACGTGACTGCAGATATGAAATTAGGCTGTGGTAATAAATTTGACTGAAATGATGTCCAAGAACTTTTTATCTTGATGACAATGGACTTAAAAGTAAGATTATTTAGATATAGAAAATGTTTCCCTTTCGGGCTTAAATTTTATTCGGGCCTGTGTTCTGGGTAAAGGCACAGCTTTTGGCTTAAGAACCGAGCGAGTTGTTTCTTGGGTCGCGTGGGTCTCTTTGTTTACAGTGCCAACGGACTTTTGACTTAAGCCTGAACTTAGACGGCGTGTGTTTACGGGTTTTGGTTTGATTGGTCTTTGGGGACAAATGTTTTCAGCCGTCTagtcttatttcattaaataatCACTTGGGTGAGCGAGGATCGCAATTAAGATTGTTCTTGCCAAGTTAAAGTGTCAAAGGagtaattatatattataacaGCTTAAGAAAATGTCACAGAAAGTTCAGAAATCCCCTCGACATGAGCAGGCCTTGAGCTGGCTTTATCTCGTTTAATTGTTTTCCAGGAAACTTTTCGCAACCTTTTCAATGTTGCTTACTTGTCGTCTTACGGTCTTGGCTGGTTTGACCTAATTTTCCTGGAAGAGACATTTTCGAGTTTAAGAAGTCCGGAAATCTATTGACCCTTTTCTGGGCTATGGCTCAGCAGTACTCAAAGGcgaatcaattaaaaattaattcagcatAATGCCCCAGGGGGGCAGGTAAATGATTTCAGACAGCTTACTAATTTGCATAACGCAAGATGAAATGTTTACCCACAATCGCCCGCCCACAAATGCCAGGTCAGTTCGGAACACTCGATAAAACTCGCTCTTGGCTGTCGGGGGAAAAAGAATTTCCCACAGCTCATTTAACTGGCTTCTCCTACAGTTCACTTCTCCCACTTTTGGGCCGTCTTACGCAGTATTCATCAAAGGACCTCGCTAAGAGTCTCATACTGAGGTAGCCTCTCCTTTGACATTGTTTGCGTAATATCCTGTCAATTTTATGCGCCCTTTTGCGGACCATTTGTCAAAACCATTTTACAAATGCTAAAATTAGTATGCCTAAAATATTATCAATGCGAATAACAAAATTGTTTTCGAACACCAATTACATTTTTTGTCGTCCCGGCTTTTAATTGCGCAATACGCAAAGGAAGGCTTACTAAAAAACATTCTCCAGGTGTCCTGGTCCTTTGGACACGTGGCTCGTAAAAGATAACTGCGATTGCTAACAATTATTGAACAGGTCTCGATCTTAAAATAGATGGGTGCTAACAAAGTCTCCAGGTGTTTGTAATCGGatttaaaatatgaaataaattacTTCATTCACACAAATATCAGGAGCATTCCAAAGTTTAATGTTATATTTAAATGTCACTCGCCAACAAAACAAATGTAATTTTTGGTCCCTTTTAAGAGACTTTATAGCTCtattaattttcaaaaataccTTAACCAATGCGGGCATAATTTGTTTCACGTAAATCACAGTTTTTAGTATCGAATTTAGGGTCCTACCGTTGTAAGAGAATTTTAACTACTCTTTGCGTGATCATCGTTAAGCCCAACCACAATCCAATAAAATCCTCATCAAGtcatgaaaaaataaaaccggAAAAGGTGAGCAGAGAAAGGGGACACATTTGTGGCAGTAAAAGTCTAATTGTAATAAATGTCAGTATGCCCGCAGGTGCTGTAAGTCCTGGAAACGCGAAACCCTCTTCCGGTTCACTCACGCAAAAAAAGGAGTCCACCGAAATTGGTATTAATATAGTTGTTTCTCACTGCTCCAGCCTTGGGTCACAATTAACTTGTCCAtgtgaaaattcaattaaaagtcCTTGCGTATTCCGCTTTCACTGCGATTAGAACTCATTTTCACTGGGCGCGAGGATACGGCTTTTCAGAGGAGCCAGCTAAGCATCCTGGCCGCACGACCTTCCGTTATCAACTGTTGGCAGCAGGTTCTTTTTGGGCTGGAACAACTGTTGAACTGTTGGCAACACGCACACGAAGCCACCCGATGGCGGAGTTTTTCAAAGAACAAGAAAACGAGGCTGGCCAATAGGCGAATTCAAGTCGGGGATTTTGGCACTCAAAACACAACAAGTTGCACTTCAAACCTGTTGGCCATCGAACAGGTTCCGACGACCCTTAAAATTGACCAAAAGCGGTCGGAAAAAAGAGTAATTCGCATTCTTTATGTATATAAGAGCATAAATTTATGATGCTCATTTCCATTCCGCCGGCAAGTTTACGCTGATGAGGCTAAGTGAAAAATTAGCAAGAAAAGTAATAAGCAATTAAAGAGAGTTTTCCACACCCCCTAAGAAATTCAAAGAAGTTGGTATAAGGAGGGtcctttgttttccttttcgatTTTTCCACTTATCACAGCTTTTCCATGTCATCAGCTTTAACGCTACCCGGCACCTTGGCATCGCCGACTAAATCCAAATGGCTGAACAAACTCTGATCTGCatacttaatatatatatgtactcaCACACACCCTTTGTGGCACTTActacatgtatatgtatgtgtctACACACACCTTTTGTGGCACGCTCGCGTTTTCTGAATGGGAATTAAATTACATATCATGCTGAGCAAACGGAAGAGAAATACCCAAATTTGTAGCATCTCATTCTTCTATTTTTGTTTGCCGAACATATGCAAATTTGTGTGTGGAAAATGTGGCGGAAATTGAAAACAGATAATCTGAAAAGTGTTTCTCTGCACTTAACAAAACAATTCCCTTTGATTGATGTCAACAGCAGGGGAGAAATCATTTCAAATCAATCGCGGAAATCTTTGATGGCGATTAACATTTCCTCGAACCGGAAATGCTTTCATGTATATTCTTAAGAAGGCTTtactttaatatttttaaaaatcagTTCAAGTATTTTAAGTTCACGTGCTGCATCCGTTTGATctaactaatatttaacaagcACCTCACGTCTGCTCGCAACTCATTAAAATGTAAACCCCTTTTTGAAAAGAGGcatgtatttttaataaaaagtgtaaagCTTGTGATTTGTGATGAAGACATGgcagaaaaacacaaaacttgGGACCACGTGCGCCTCTCTAGTCTAATCAATGGAAATAGAAAACCTTTCGATGAGGTTCAGGTTCGCTAAAGAAAGCTTTAAACAAAACTCAACTTAAAGCTGCTCTGGAAATGACTGTGTTACAAATTCGCAATCATGTTCAGACTCCGTGAAAAATCATTGTCTATGGGGGGTAGCTGGCCCCCATATTAAAATACAAcctttttttcggttttggcaGACGAAATTGCCACACGACAGGTGCAAATGGACCGTAAATGTTTCCGTTGAAATCTGCTTATTAGATTCAAACATATTTGCGCCGataaaaattgatttcatttcgTCTCAAGCATAACATACTCAGCATGGGATTGTAGTACTCCAGACTTGACCCCTGACATCACACTCCACCACAGAGATTACCATTTTGAGCATCGAATTGATATTCGATCAGATTATTTGAAAGTGCACAAAGTACATCAATCATTGGCTTTcataattcaattaatattttgGACACATCCAGCCATATTTTCGCAAAGTACACATCTCACTTCCTAGCAATTTGCTTAGTTAATTGAACTGAATGTTTACTTGATGGATAGTCAACATAGATTTGTTTTCACTGGAAACACATTTGCATATGAGCCTCGGATTACTTGCATCACTTGGCAATCGCCGCAGCAATTGAAGTGCATCTAATCTCGAATGAACACAGTTCACGGCACCTTTGCCCAGACTTTGGAGTGCAATGGCGATGCCAGACCCGAATCAAGTTAATCAGCACATTTAAATGCACATAAAGGACAAAAAGGCGACAACGCACCATTTTGCACACTTGGCTTCGTCCCCGTCAGAAAGCCAAAAATGTGAGAGCTAATCGGACATCTCGTCGAGTGGTGAATAGAACCGAGAGAACTCAATTCCAATTCCAGACAGGCAGAAAACAAATTTCACATTCTATTGTCGATGGTATTATTCTGCGGTTAAGTACACCGACACAATATAATTATCAAGGTAACTAATTACTGTCCGAATGttgtaaatattaatagaACTCTGGGCCTGGAACTGTCTAGACCAGATGGGTGTTTTTTATTCGTTGATGACAGTT
Encoded proteins:
- the LOC6610881 gene encoding RYamide receptor, whose product is MAMDLIEQESRLEFLPGAEEEAEFERLYAAPAEIVALLSIFYGGISIVAVIGNTLVIWVVATTRQMRTVTNMYIANLAFADVIIGLFCIPFQFQAALLQSWNLPWFMCSFCPFVQALSVNVSVFTLTAIAIDRHRAIINPLRARPTKFVSKFIIGGIWMLALLFAVPFAIAFRVEELTERFRENNETYNVTRPFCMNKNLSDDQLQSFRYTLVFVQYLVPFCVISFVYIQMAVRLWGTRAPGNAQDSRDITLLKNKKKVIKMLIIVVIIFGLCWLPLQLYNILYVTIPEINDYHFISIVWFCCDWLAMSNSCYNPFIYGIYNEKFKREFNKRFAACFCKFKTSMDAHERTFSMHTRASSIRSTYANSSMRIRSNLFGPARGGVNNGKPGLHMPRVHGSGANSGIYNGSSGQNNNVNGHPHQHQSVVTFAATPGVSAPGVGVAMPPWRRNNFKPLHPNVIECEDDMALMELPSTTPPSEELASGAGVQLALLSRESSSCICEQEFGSQTECDGTCILSEVSRVHLPGSQAKEKDAGKSLWQPL